The Chionomys nivalis chromosome 1, mChiNiv1.1, whole genome shotgun sequence sequence TGAAGATATATCATGATGAAAATAATTTacgaaaaaaaaaacatttcttggCATTCATGAGTTCACAAGTTAGAGCACATAATTATTGTGGTAGGCAGCATGGAAGGAGGCAGGCCTGATCTGAAATTTAGAAGGCAGAAAGAGCTAATTTAGAACAGTGTCAGCACAGAAACATTGAGCCAGATACAGTGACTATCCCTCTCAAACTAGGCCACTTATAATTCTTCCCAACAGTTCCACAACTGTTagtcaagcattcaaatacaggagcctatgggggccattctttttttttattgaaaaaatctCCGCctcctcccctcatcccatttccctccccctccccccactcctctccctccccccactcctttctccctccctctccagtatgaagagcagtcaggtttccctgccctgtgggaagtccaaggtcctcccccctccatccaggtctaggaaggtgagcatccaaacaggctggactcccacaaagccagttcatgccataggatcaaaacccagtgacattgtccttggcttctcatcagccctcattgtctgccatgttcagagagtccagttttatcccatgctttttcagtccagctggccttggtgagctcccaatagatcagccccactgtctcagtggttgggtgcatcCCTCTTTATTCAAACCACAGGgacttctaaattttaaattcttgtcCTATACCTCACGTTTATaaataactagctcttacaagcCTATTAATTTAAGTATTGCATATAGTTCATAGCTTTGCCTGTCCTTCAGCATGTATCTCCTGGTGACTCTTTGACACCAgctttcttcccagtgtccttagcTTTGTTGTTCTCCCTATATAACCTACCTGGCTACTGAGCAATCaggtttttattaaactaatctgaGTGACAAATCATCACAGTGTACaggaggattattccacagcatctcCCATTTTATGTCtcattaaaaaggaaggttttaactttagcatagcaAGATTATATACAGCAAAACCAGTTattaggtaagaattacatttacaatgtaaTTACAAATtacatttgacaaaattagagaaTGAATTCAATTATTTATCTCTgagagtctaaagttttatatttaactcaactttattataagaaaaacttTAATTCTAATTATTATTCTTTAACTCAAGTTAAGATCCCAGAAGGATGAAATGTTGCCTAACACCAGGGACATCAGGCTCCCTGGACAAtcattcaaagttcttctgtaatgctggggcatccatctttagcccaTAGGCTAGTATATATGACACAAAATGTTGTGAAGAAGGGCATTTTGAATGGCTGTCATATCTTGGGGAAGTCTGGCAGTTGGTTTTATTTGTATCCTACTGATCCAGTCTGGACAGTATATTGTCAGCAATTAAAGTAACAGCAGTATTTTTTTCCAAAGCTTTTGGcataaagaaagtaaactccatactcctctctctctcattctctttctcccactgttcatTAAAAAGTGAATATGTGATCATTAGAAGACAGCTTTAGAAACTGATACACTATTTCCACCATGTAAGATCCAGGGAGGCAATgcagataatcacatttattagGAAGAATCATGACTAGCtggtacatctcatgttcctagCACATGCTTCTTCCATTACTCACAATAGGAGTGATTTTACCAACATAGCATTACAGAGATATTACTGGTATACATTCCACACACTGTACTTCTTTTCACTGTGAGATCACTATGGACTTCAGCAGTGATGTAAAACAGAGAAATTCTGGAATGCACTACCGTAAAGGACAAACACTTTTAAGCTTTATTCATTCTAAACACTTTAAACATTTTCCCACATTTATTCTATACACAAAGGTTCTCACAAGTGAAAAAGTTACTGAGAATAGTAGGAACTGTGGTTGCTAAAAGATTTTCCACATGTTTATACACAaagtctgtctcctgagtgaattCTTTAGAACATCATGGCAACAGGAACTGCTGAGGCTTTGAACAATACTCAAATGGATATGTGCTTTAGAATTCTTTCCAGTGTAAATCTATGCAAAATGGTTACAGAAACCGGATGTGTTGAAGACTTTCCCATATTACAGACATTGTGTGAGACATCTATGCTTGTTAAAATCACAAGAACAAAGAAATAGTTGATATATTTACATACAAAAGGTTTCTATCCAGTGTGAATGTTTTTACTCTTGGACCAAGTGAATCTAGTAAAGGCTTTCTGACAATGGTTACATGCATTAGGCTACTGACTAGTGTGAAGAGTTTCAGGTCTGTTATGATCACAAGAGCAGCTGAAGGATTTCCCATAATTCTTATGTGCATAAGGCGTTAAGGTAACTATTTTATGCCTGTTAAAGTCTATAGAATGAACAGCTTCCAATCTTTTACATACAAAGGGTTTTTCTACAGTGTAATGGCTTTTCATGCAAATCAGGACAAGCTGAAGCATTGAAACTTTTCCTGTAAAGTTTACATGCAAAAACCTTCTTTCCTATTTGAACCCTTTCCCGGATGTTCAGCTGACTGGAGTGGGTAAATGCTTTTCCACAATGAGTACATGCATAGCATTTCTCTTCAGTATGATCCCTTTCATGAACCTTACATGAACAGAAATTGGTGAAGGGCTTTACACAATGCTTACATGAGTAAGGGTTCCCTAAAGTGTGACTTCATTCTTGTCTGTTATGACTACTTTTGGTCACTTAAGGCTTTTCTCGTATGTTTACATGCTCAAGACTTTTCTCCTGTGTGAATCTTTTCATGAATGTTCAGGTGATGGGAGCAGGTTAACACTTTTCCCACAATGCTTTAATGTATAAGAATTCTCTTTAATGTGAACTTGTTTCATGAGTCTGACAAGAACTGAAATTGGTAAAGGGTTTTTTACAATGCCTACATGAATAAGGTTTAACTGCAGTGTGACTTCTTCTATGTCAGTAACAACTACTAGAGTTGTTGAATGATTTTCCAAAATGCTTACATAcataaggattttttttagtGTGAGTTATTTCATAGATGTTCAGATGACAAAGCCAGAAAAAGATTTTTCCACAATGTTTGCATGTATAAGTCTTCTGCTTCTCTGTAGTGTGGCTCCTTTCATGTCTGTTATACCTACTGgatttgttgaaggctttttacAATGCTCACGCATAAGGTTTCTCTGCAGTGTGTCTCCTTTCATGTCTGTCATGACTACTGGAATTGGTGAATGAttttccacaatgcttacattcataaggtttatCTCCGgtgtgaattctttcatgaatGTTTCGATAAGAAGAACTAGAAAAGTtttttccacaatgcttacatgcataaggtttctctccagtgtgaattctttcatgatTGTTTCGATGAGAAGAACGAGTGAATTTTTTCCCACAGTGTTTACAAGCATAAGGTTTCTCTGCACTGTGAATTCTTTCATGATCATTTCGATGACAAGAACGGCTGAAGGtttttccacaatgcttacaGGCATAAGGTTTCTCCGCAGTGTGGCTCCTTTCATGTCGTTTACGAAGACCAGGGTGGttgaaggcttttccacaatgcttacatgCATAAGGCTTTTTTCCAGTGTGAATTATTTCATGCATATTCAGATtactggaagaagaaaaggctTTTCCACAATGCCTGCATGtataaggcttctctccagtgtgaattctttcatgaatGTTTCGATAAAAACTACTGGTAAAATTTTTTCCACAATGCTTGCAGGCATAATGCCTTTGTCCAATGCTTTCATTACTGTTATGATGACTGAATTCGGTGAAGGCTTTTCCAAAATGTATAGAAGCATCTGGCTTCTCTCCTGTGTAAGTTGCTTTATGTTTCTCAAAACATGTTGcatatttaaatgttttgccACATTGACTAAAAATGTACCTTTTCTCTTCAATATGACATTTTTCGTAGTTGGTAAGGTCACTGGAATCAATGACGGATTCTTCACAGAGACTACATACAAATTGTTTTACTTCATCATTGTGGCCATGTGTGTATCTCATTAAAACATTCTCACTGAGTTTATCTACAGTATGAGTTCTCTCCTGAGGCTGATCAAAACAGAGACTACTACAGGCTTCATTACATTGTTGATTTTTACAGGGATTCTCTTTAGGATAAGTTTCAAGTCCCTGAAGTAATTCAGAATAACTGATATCTTTCCGATGTTTCTGGTGTATAAAAGCTTTTGCCACAGCTCCCTTATACAGGGGTGGTTTCCCTATAGTTTTTTCTCTGTGATACACATATAAGGATAAATGACTAATAATGTTTCTTACACGCAATGGAGTCTCATGAGCTCTTAATCTGGAAGGCGTGTCTTTATTGATCATACTGTCTGGAATAGGTTGCTGGTTTTTATTGCACTCAGCATGACATTCATATCCATGGTCATTCTCTATCCCctgaaatctgaaaaaaaaaaaaaaaaaaaaaaaaaaaggagagaaaagcaatactgtagcCGAGAGAAATATTGGAGGCTGGTCTGTATGGAACACAATAATACTATCTCAGAGGGAATAAAATAATAGTATCAATATCAAGGACAATATGTATAGCATGGAAAGACCCTGCCATATGTTATATGTAAAGAAGTAGAGTACTGACTTTATTTACTTCTCTAAGAATTATGAAGGAGCTGTATCACAGTCTTGGAGGTTAACAACAATTCTCTATCTTTGAGCAAACCAGATTTAACAACAAAGATTAATGTGAAGAGCTCACAATTCTGATACACTTGATATGAAGGATTTCTTGCACTTTCTGTGTTCCACAAATGTTTTTGGCAAAGGTGTTGTATAAAAACATAACTCAGAAACACAGATATATAAAACAATTAAGAAGTATAAAAGGAGTGGACAGGAAGGAAAAAGTCCTGGTGTTTGTAGACAAAATAACAAGCATATGAAGTGGAGAAACACTCCAGCATGTCAGCATTCTAAATAGTCACCCAGTGTGGGTTAGTTAGTTACCAACTACACCCATCTGTGGTCATAGGTGGATAGGTACAGTAAATTGAAAAATAACTAAATCACATTGGTCTGGAAACAAAACCTGTGGGAGCATTTTCACATTCCTGATTAAGGAGGACTTACTACTGTGCTGGATAGTGTGACAATGGGAGGAGATCAGGCTCTATGTATGAAATACATCTACTAGTTTGTTTAGATCTATTTGATACAAACTACAACCCACATTTGGGAAGGATTTAGACAGCAGAAAATGGCTTCAACAAACTGACATTTAGACATTTCTCTGGCAGCTTTGTCTTGATCACTGTATGAGGTGGAGtggcccagttcactgtgggtggtatcCCCCTAGAGATGTGGTCCAAGATTGAATAAGGCAGGTAGCTGATTGACAGATGAAGATCACTCCAGTAAACAGGATTTCTCCATCACTTCTGCTCAGTGACTGCTTCAAAATTCCTGTcatgcttgagttcctaccctgtcTTTTTATTATGAAGGGACTGTGACAAGGAAGTGTAAAACTGTCTTCCACCCAAGAGTTCATTTTTTTGGTAACAGCAAAAGGAAGCAAACATAGCACAGTACTGATGCTCAAAGCCTCAAGtataaacagaaagtaaaaacCTTTTGCATGTGAATGGAATGGATGTTTTGTGTAATAAACTAGTGAAAACACTTTTCCCAGGCTCAGTCTCACATGACATATTTGCAATATTAATAGATTACACGCATGAAATACACAAATATTGAATGTCATAATTCAATGCTCCATTAAAGAAATTTGTGTAGACTCATTTTTCACTTAGGTATATTTGGAGCACTTGCATGTTCTCAGTTGTTCCTGGAGTCCCAAATGTacaatataaataattttctacTGAACATAATAAATTACCCCATATTTCTGCTGACATCTTTAGAGTCctcttcaatattttcttctagtgCTTTTTCTAGAACAAAATCCAGAGAATACATCATAACCCATTCATATTCAACATAAAAATTATTACAATGTAATTCTTATGATATGGGTATACACACTAAATTCACCACATTTTTCACTTCAGGAATTCAATACTAGCATGACATGCATAAGCAGGACATGTTGCATGGAGCTAGCCACTTGTGCATCCCAGTCGCCAGTTCAGTCCTcaccgcctacctaagttctgccctgtcaatacgccaaggcactttctttacttagtaatggtaatcacagcacacagaggggacgcCCACATCAAGGACACAGTTGTTCAGTGACTGAATAAGCAATGGGAGCACATAGTACTTTTTACCTATAAAGAACAGGTTCAAAAACGTTTCCTTCATCACATCTCTGTAGAGCTTCTTTTGACTAGAATCCAACACAGCCCACTCTTCTGAGGTGAAGTTCACTGCCACATCCTCAAATTTTACTGGCTCCTATGAGTACATACATTAATTAGGATGGTTAATTTTCACTGACAGACTGACAGGATAATCATCTTGTATATTTTCTGAAGAAACCTCCGAATTATTATATCAATAGGATTTACTGAAGAATAtcatggaggagctggagagatggctcagaggttaagagcattgcctgctcttccaaaggtcctgagttcaattcccagcaaccacatagtggctcacaaccatctgtaatggggtctggtgccctcttatggcctgcaggcatacacacagacagaatattgtatacataataaatattttttaaaaaaaagaatatcatggGATGCTATCTTGATTACTTGATGACCCACTGTCTCAATAATACTAATATTTATTATtggtattatatattatatattataaataatactatttaCTAGTGTGTCACTCACTAGCAGCTTCACACTTCTGAATTTTACGAACTGGACTCTTGAATTGTGATTTGAAATAAACTGCTTCTGCCTTAAGTCACTTTTCTCATAATAATCTGTGACAGCCAGAGGAAAAGCCTGATATAAggaatagcaaggcaggaaatccaagcagagatagagggggaaagaaggcagaatcagagagatgtcACAAagatgctgaaggagaaagacgccaaaACTTTTCCAgaaagccacagcttcatggcaatacatagattaatagaaatggattaatttaaaatgtagagTTAGCTAATAGGAAGGCTGAGATAATCAACCAAAGAGTACATAACTaacattaagcctcagagtggttatttcttAAGCAGCTGTAGGAACTTGTAAGCAGGATctggtgggtggagagaaactgTTCTGGGGGACCAGAGGAATGGAGAATATTTGTAGCTATATAATGGTGGCCAATGTTTGTCCACATACATCTACATAAAGCCAAAGAACGCTTTAAtagagggcttctagacccacaaaaacaggagtcAAATGGAGCTTCTTGgtaggcacatttttttttcagagagtcTCTGCTTGCTGGTGGCTAGCAGAGACACTGCTTCTTTATGACAGGGAATCCTGGATCATGCTCGGGTCAggaatggctctggctctttcgGGAGGTCCTGGTGAGGAGCATTTATGGGGTTTGTGAGACGCTTGCAGCAAGTTGTTTGCTGGAGCTGTGGTGGTGAACATAGTTTGCAGAGCTAGTGGTAAATGTACCTTCACCATACTGAAAGGCTGAGAGAGGGGAGTCAGCATCCAGGGCATCAGCAACCGTACTGCTCAccatataagaaaacaaaacaatacaaaacactCCTGCTGTGGaagctccttcttctccttcagccaataacctttaagataccagcagACACGGGTGTGGtctcatactataaatgcagctgtaaagcctgtgcttgctttcctgcttccagcTATTGCTTCTAGCTGTAAGACTCTGTACCTGTTCCCCAtttatgcagaggactgtgatctaggacaatgatctgtaagtctcccctaaataaataaccctttattattcataattttgaactagtgtgggattattttgtgatttCCACCAACAAATGACACCAAACACAGGCCAagtgcatccacataaaacccaaAAGAGCTTGGGAATAGAGTTAAGGCATGGTTTCTTAATAGCAGCAATTTCTCCAGTGGGCTctatttgctagaggcaaatgtgtCCGATTTAAGAGAggcctcctgactcagctttagcctGAAAATTTTGCAGCacttttaagaggttctgccaggaaacacttaaatggtgttgattaAAAGGTGACCACATGCTTTCTGGTGatgtcagggaccttgaaatgtcatagagttgtggcaataaacaagACTCAAGCTGGTACCTtctccatgaggctggaatctcagaaagctaaggaatgggctggttCCAGTTGTTAATGCCACGGCTTAAATATTACCCATATCACTTAATAAATTAGAGACTCATGTAATCAGAaaaagatatatagtaaagatagattcaaagatgaagaaaacctctaaatggtttactctGTGTTTAAAactatatgtaggcttgggagaggaaaggaaaaaggataaagtccttaaaatgaaataagaaaaaagaggtattgggtggtggtggcacacacctttaatccccggcagatgcaggcagatctctgtgagttcgaggccagcctggtctacagagttagttacaggacaggctccaaagctacaaagaaacactgtgttgaaaaaaacaaaacaaaacaaacaaaaacaccctaTCAGAGACCATTTataattatacaaaacagcaatgTTGAAAACTTggaaccatcattttacttttgcaggatcccatagaaaaaacATCACCCTCATGACAACAAGAAGCAATTCTAGAAagcaacatcccctctcccaacagtttGTCCACATGGTTAAAGACACGATTTAGGGATTGATTATTACTCCCATACAGTTGGGGGTTGAAATGGAAATTATGTATATAGGCCAAGAGATAACTAAAAAAAGGGAAGATAGGATGGTATAATAGGTTATTTAGTGTGTACTTACtgacactaataataatagtaataatagtgagtaatagagtaaatacatgtgagctattatttatatacaatttacactggtatagtttcttgtatattgatacaacttcaaattatatttgttagttctttttacaatatttgtacacctatgcaaagttattttgtgatattgtatgcatgtacattTCTACCCCTCTTTAAGATtttctgtatattgatacaattttaggatatatttatcctattacattatatatttctacctctgattaagatatttatataCTGTTTACATTTGATATCATTGTCCTCCTTACTGCAcaattgtttaaagatttttaatattctgacatgaagtcttaACCTTTAAGTTATATAGTTATTAAGTATTATTGATCactagtcattcatgtttgttatccttttagtcagactaattcggttctttagatacataaagattcTATTCAgcatagataggtaaccttcaaccacttcaaagatctgcagaatatggcatgtaAATAACTGAGGATTCTGATgatatgagacatgattgctcctggcagcactgatctatccCCAAGAGAGTGTTTAGCACCAAAGACACTCAAATTGTCTTCATTTTGGCACAATtggtctttgggcaaggaactgaccaTGCCTCGACCACAGACAAACTGCACAATGTCcacactgaagaagcaggttacaaaaaaaaaaaaaaaatactgtcaggtcagcgaggtccctggccaacaaggggccctgatcctttaccagaagatc is a genomic window containing:
- the LOC130881348 gene encoding zinc finger protein OZF-like, yielding MYLHSLDSACKDSHFCDILDNHLLEEEVKLIKKMGNNLTYFPREPVKFEDVAVNFTSEEWAVLDSSQKKLYRDVMKETFLNLFFIEKALEENIEEDSKDVSRNMGFQGIENDHGYECHAECNKNQQPIPDSMINKDTPSRLRAHETPLRVRNIISHLSLYVYHREKTIGKPPLYKGAVAKAFIHQKHRKDISYSELLQGLETYPKENPCKNQQCNEACSSLCFDQPQERTHTVDKLSENVLMRYTHGHNDEVKQFVCSLCEESVIDSSDLTNYEKCHIEEKRYIFSQCGKTFKYATCFEKHKATYTGEKPDASIHFGKAFTEFSHHNSNESIGQRHYACKHCGKNFTSSFYRNIHERIHTGEKPYTCRHCGKAFSSSSNLNMHEIIHTGKKPYACKHCGKAFNHPGLRKRHERSHTAEKPYACKHCGKTFSRSCHRNDHERIHSAEKPYACKHCGKKFTRSSHRNNHERIHTGEKPYACKHCGKNFSSSSYRNIHERIHTGDKPYECKHCGKSFTNSSSHDRHERRHTAEKPYA